The genomic segment TGGTTTAGAGGGGTCACGTTTCCATTTCCCTGTTTCGCCAAGTGTCTTTCTGGTGGCAGATTGGTCAGGTGATTGGATTGACTACAAGGACGTTGAAGAGAAACGTCAAGTGTCCATGATGAACGCCAGAACTATTCGATACGCTGAAAGCGAGGTGTATTCTCCTCTTGCAAACGATTTCATCGAGGCTTTGTACAGAAAGAACAAGGAGTATACGCAAGAGCTTCTAGTAGACCAGCTAGGGCCATATCATATGATGCGTAGAAAGCTTGTGAAAAAGGACCAAGAGTCCAAGTAAAAGCCGTGTAGATACAACTAACCAGCCCTTGGTAGCTAAGGATTCTCCCCAAAAACGGCCTTTTTAAATTTTGGCGCGACACCCTGACCATGGGCAGGGAGGGAAAAATCCCATAGGGGGAGTCAGAGGAGTCCGTTCTCCTTTCTGTCGTCGAGGAACATCTTGATCAGCTTCATGTGCTCGGGGTCGAGGATGGAGAAGAAGTCGCCCGTGAACCGGATGCGGTACATGTAAGCCTTCTTGCCCTTGATTGCGTTTTTGATGGCGATTCGGTCCTTGTGGGGGGTGGTGCTCGTCATGGCCGCAAGGCGTTCCTCCAGCGCGTCGATCTGCCGTTGGACGCTGAGGAGCACCATGTCCTTGATGTCGTCCAGAGTCTCCTGCCCGAGTTCGTAGTCGTAGAGGGGCGCAAGCGGGATTTTGGCCGCGTTCATCTTGCCCCACCGGTTCGTGAGGTTCGTCCAGCCCTCCAGATACTCCTTGTATGGTCCAGTCTCTTCCTTGCAGATATACCGTTCCAGCTTGCCCGAGTCGTTCTGTACTTCCTTCACATCGGTTGCGAATTCGTCCTTCTTCGGGTCCAAGCGAACGATTTTGCACCACCGCTTTTGCAGCCATCTCCATAGGTCGAGGGCGTCGATCCGTTGCCCGGTGGAGCCCACGAGGTGATAGTGGGGCTTTCCGGTTTTCCCCATCGGCTCGATCCGCCATATCCACCACGATTCCGGGAACTGGTATTTGAGCCTGCGGTTCAGACGGTCGAGGTCCGCCTTCCAGACCTTGGGATCGGTGCTCACCCCGTCCGGGTAGCTCAAGGTCAGCAGGAAGTCGGGCATTTCGGAAAGGCCGTTGAGCAGTTTGATCAGGTTGTTTCTGCTGCGGCGTGAGAAGCAGGGCATGGCCGGTTTTCTGGTCTTGCGTGGTTGCGTCTGCCCTGTCGCCTTCTGCTTTTTGATGATGTTCTTCTTGGTGAGGTCTGCGCCGACGATGACCTTGGGGCCAAGAGTGAGCCGGTATCTCGGTTGCTGTGTAGAGGATGGAGTCAAAACTGCCTCTGTGGTGGTTGTATGGCGTTGTGCCGATATACAGTACATCTACCTAGACAAGGGGAAAACGGGCTCAAACGTATAACGCCAACCCGGCCTGTTGCCAAATTTTAGGAAGGGCTGAAACAGGGGTCAAACACGGTCAATGTGCGGGGTGTCGTGCGACTTTTTGCTCTATCCTGTTGAAGTTGTGTGAAAAAGACCGCAAGGTCTAGTCTTTGGATCAACGGCATCTGGAAGGTCGGGGTTCAAAGCTCCATATTCGCGTCCAGTTTGGGGTTCAAAGCTCCATATTGGGCTAAACGGTGCCGTTTCTGCTTCCTGCTGATGCGGTCTGCGACCTCGGTAATGTATCAAAATGTTGTTTTTATTGGATTTTACTGTGACCATGGAATGCCGGGGCTTCATGCTGGTTGAGATCGAAAACGCCCCCGATATGGTGCTCTGCCCCCCGAGCTTGGGGGTCAAAGCTCCATATTTCCCATTCTCCTCGGGGTCCAAAGCTCCATATTGGGCCATCTGGTTCGTCAAGCAAACGCTACCTTGCCATTTCCTTGCGTACCCGCTGAACCGTCTTGGGAGAGCATCCAAGCTTTTTGGCGATGGCCGCATGGCTGGAGCCCTCGGACAGCATTCGACGGATTTCGTCCTTGTCGATGGTCTCTGGTCGGCCCTTGTACTTTCCCGCCTCTTTGGCCTTGGCGATCCCGGCCAATTGCCGCTCCTTGCGCAGATTGGTCTCGAATTCGGCGAACACTCCGAGCATTTGGAGGAACGCCTTCCCGCTGGCAGTGGACGTGTCGATCTGCTGGTCCAAGACTTCCAGCGATGCCCCCTTGGCCTCCAGTTCCTCAACCAGTTTGAGCAGGTCGAGCATGTTCCGGGCGAGGCGGTCGAGCTTCCAGACCACCAGTTTGTCCCCTTGCCCGATCATCTGCATGAGCAACTCAAGCACGGGCCTTCCGTCCCTGCTGGTCGCGCTCGCCTTCTCCTCTCGGATGATGGCCTCCGGGTAGCGGGCCTTGATGGCGTCCACCTGCATGGTCGGGTTCTGGTCGAGGGTCGAGACGCGGCAGTAGGCGAAGATGTTGTGGCGGGTGGGGGTGTTTTCGATCGGCATGTTGGGAACCTCTGATTGTTCTTGTGGTGGACATTGAAGTCTTAAACGTGGACTAGGGCTACTGGACAAAACCCCCGAAGTCAACCCTTATGACCATGTTCTGTCCACTGGACAGGAGGGTATACCCAAAAGTCTCGCATTGACTTATTTTTGTAATTGCGAAATACAGAATTAAAACCAAGGAGGTCGACATGAAATCTGAAGCGTATATTGAGAAATGCTACAAGGATGCTCAGAAGTTCGCTGCCGTTCCTGTGGGTGTAGCGGCTGACTATCTCGGGATCACACGAGAAGCGGTCAGTGAACGCATACGCAAAGGGAACCTTCACGCAATCACCGTGAAAGGCAAGGAGCGGAATTGGCGGTTGGTGCTTGTTTCTGCCCTGTACAGAACTCAGCAGAAAGGTGAAGACATGGTGAGCAAAAACACCGAGCGTGTCAGGGAGCTATTAGAGGAGGCTGCAAGACAGCAGAAAGTTGTCTTCTATGGCAAGCTCATGGATGAAATCGGCCTCACATATAAAAATCCGAAGCACAGGAAGATCATCGGATCAATACTTGGCCTTATATCTGAAGACACGTATGCTGATCGTGGGCTTGGATTCATGCTGAGCGCCATAGCTGTTAGGAAAAATTCTGGCTTGCCAAACGAGTCCTTTTTTGAGCTTGCATGTAGCCTGAAAGCGAAGGAAAAAGGCAAAGACGACAAGCAGTTCTGGAGAAACCAGAGGAAACGAATCTTCAACCACTTCGGATGATCTTTGGAGAGATTATCGCCAACACCCTCTACCTGAGACTGAGCAGGTTAAGTGACAGAGGTGAAATCAAACACCCCCTTGCAACGGAGCCGCATCATGTCTCGCATCAGGGGCAAGGACACCAAGCCCGAGATTCGTGTCCGTCGGCTCCTCCACGCTCTCGGTTACCGCTTCCGACTGCACCGCAGAGACCTCCCCGGCACTCCCGACATAGTTCTTCCCCGCTGGAAGTCCGTGATCTTCGTCCACGGCTGTTTCTGGCACGTCCATCCGGGTTGCAAGCGGGCCACCAAGCCCAAGACCAACGTCGAGTTCTGGGAGAAGAAGCTCAAGGGCAACGTGGCCCGCGATGCCAAGACCATTGAACAACTCCGGGAGCTTGGGTACAGGTGTCTGGTGGTCTGGGAATGTGAAACCAAGAACCTCGACGTGCTGGCGGAGCGGCTGACGGCCTTTCTGCCGCGATAAGGCGACATCCATGGCAAGACGATCCTCCATCGGCGATCCCGAAGCCCTGCGCTCCTCTCTGGTCGAACTGCTGACCGATTTCGAAGGTCATCTCAAGCACAGTGATCTCCGGGAGCAGGTGCGGGAACTCATCCCGGCCAATCACTTGCTTCGCGACCTCGGAAGCTCCCTCCTGCGCGACGAGACGGCCAAGGCGGCCCGCGAACGCATCCTTCGCTACCTGCTCAAATACGTCGGCGTGGTCATCGAAGGCGAGGAACTCATGGTCATTGGTGGGATCAGCGAGTATGCCCGACGCATCCGCGAGCTTCGTGTCGAACACGGTTGGAAGATCATCACCGGATACACGGTCAAGGATATGAAGGCCGACGACGAGAACGGGGTAGCCGAAGAGCTCGATCCCATGAAGCCGGACGACTACATGCTCCTCACCGACAAGCAGGACCGTGATGCAGCCTACCGCTGGAACGTGGCCAAGACGATCCGCAATGAAAAAGAACTGTCGGTCCGCGACAAGATTCTCAAATACTTCCGGAAGAATGTCGGCAAGGAGGTCTCGGGCGAAGAGCTCCGGTACGTGGCCAAGGACAAGAGTGAATGGGCACGGCGTACCCGTGAGCTACGGACCGAATACGGCTGGCCCATCGCGACCCAGAACACCGGCCGTCCCGACCTTCCCGTGAGCATGTACGTACTCCTCGAGGACAGGCAGGCTCCCGAACACGACCGCGTCATCAAGGATGCCGTGCGCCGGGAGGTGTACATGCGGGACAAGCACACCTGCCGGGATTGTGGTTGGAATCATGGCCTGTGGAACCCATCGGACGCCAGACACCTCGAAGCGCATCATGTGCAGCATCATGCGGACGGCGGCGAGAATACGGTGGAGAATCTGGTCACCCTCTGCAATATTTGCCACGATGTGCGGCACAGGAAGGGAGAGAACGGCTAGGCTGCCTTCTTGGTCTTCTGTCTAAGCACTTCGGCAACGACTTCGGCCACGGCTGCGGCCATGTCGGGCGGCACGGCATTGCCGATCTGTCTGGCGATCTCGATCTTGGTCCCGGTGAAGATGAATTCGTCGGGGAAACCCATGAGGCGGGCGGCTTCGCGGTGCGTGATGGGGCGATGCTGCTCCGGGTGGAGGTAGCGGCCCTTTTCCGGCTTGAAGAATTCCGTTCTGATGGTCACGGAAGGA from the Paucidesulfovibrio gracilis DSM 16080 genome contains:
- a CDS encoding very short patch repair endonuclease, producing MKSNTPLQRSRIMSRIRGKDTKPEIRVRRLLHALGYRFRLHRRDLPGTPDIVLPRWKSVIFVHGCFWHVHPGCKRATKPKTNVEFWEKKLKGNVARDAKTIEQLRELGYRCLVVWECETKNLDVLAERLTAFLPR
- a CDS encoding recombinase family protein, whose translation is MPIENTPTRHNIFAYCRVSTLDQNPTMQVDAIKARYPEAIIREEKASATSRDGRPVLELLMQMIGQGDKLVVWKLDRLARNMLDLLKLVEELEAKGASLEVLDQQIDTSTASGKAFLQMLGVFAEFETNLRKERQLAGIAKAKEAGKYKGRPETIDKDEIRRMLSEGSSHAAIAKKLGCSPKTVQRVRKEMAR
- a CDS encoding HNH endonuclease, with protein sequence MARRSSIGDPEALRSSLVELLTDFEGHLKHSDLREQVRELIPANHLLRDLGSSLLRDETAKAARERILRYLLKYVGVVIEGEELMVIGGISEYARRIRELRVEHGWKIITGYTVKDMKADDENGVAEELDPMKPDDYMLLTDKQDRDAAYRWNVAKTIRNEKELSVRDKILKYFRKNVGKEVSGEELRYVAKDKSEWARRTRELRTEYGWPIATQNTGRPDLPVSMYVLLEDRQAPEHDRVIKDAVRREVYMRDKHTCRDCGWNHGLWNPSDARHLEAHHVQHHADGGENTVENLVTLCNICHDVRHRKGENG
- a CDS encoding inovirus Gp2 family protein produces the protein MYCISAQRHTTTTEAVLTPSSTQQPRYRLTLGPKVIVGADLTKKNIIKKQKATGQTQPRKTRKPAMPCFSRRSRNNLIKLLNGLSEMPDFLLTLSYPDGVSTDPKVWKADLDRLNRRLKYQFPESWWIWRIEPMGKTGKPHYHLVGSTGQRIDALDLWRWLQKRWCKIVRLDPKKDEFATDVKEVQNDSGKLERYICKEETGPYKEYLEGWTNLTNRWGKMNAAKIPLAPLYDYELGQETLDDIKDMVLLSVQRQIDALEERLAAMTSTTPHKDRIAIKNAIKGKKAYMYRIRFTGDFFSILDPEHMKLIKMFLDDRKENGLL